A window of the Salvelinus sp. IW2-2015 linkage group LG3, ASM291031v2, whole genome shotgun sequence genome harbors these coding sequences:
- the LOC111955877 gene encoding chloride anion exchanger → MKQYVVTRPLYSEDAFAEEHEKIHRHHKTVRHHVKQYFTCDLKRAKNAALSLLPFVGWMRIYQLKDWFLSDIVSGVSTGLVAVLQGLAYSLLASLPPWYGLFTAFFPVIIYFFLGTSRHISVGAFPVLSLMVGAVVTRLVPDEGPPVNITGFEGLTSDEQRVMVAASVTFLMGIMQLAMGLLQVGFIVMYLSDTLVSGFTTAAAVHILVSQLKFVLGLVVPGLSGPLSIVYTLEKIFVQIEKTNVCDLVTSILIMVVVFIVKEINDRYKAKLPVPIPIEVIMTVIACGVSYAFNFRVNYKVDVVGRIPVGYESPMAPNMQIFGQTAVEAFPMAIVGFAVAFSVAKVYSVKHDYIIDGNQELIAFGASNIIGAAFKSFAASTALSRSAVQESTGGKTQIAGLLSALIVMVVTLAIGFLLEPLPKSVLGAVVIVNLKGMLMQIREVPYLWRRDRPDCVVWXVTCLASILLGLDLGLAVGLGIELLTVVFRAQFPRCSVLANITGTDIYKDRKDYMSIYEPEGVKIFRIPSPIFFANIDFFRGKLVEAVGFNPLRVLRKRNKALRKIRKLLKKGELQMTSKGLLLTSSGPIEESEDESNMEDLDQPTDFKDLPVQVNWNSELPANIQVPRVDVHSLILDFSAVSFLDVSALKGLKAALKELIRVEVEVYIVACDAYILKKLHSCMFFDNEVKSSMFFLTLHDAMLHILEKHPVNSENTKVCEKVITTATIHGNQCNGVSSLRSRDKFVHVSETETKF, encoded by the exons ATGAAGCAGTATGTGGTCACCAGGCCACTCTACTCAGAGGACGCCTTCGCAGARGAACATGAGAAGATCCACAGGCACCATAAGACAGTGAGGCACCATGTCAAGCAGTATTTCAC tTGTGACCTCAAGCGAGCTAAGAACGCAGCGCTCTCTCTGCTGCCTTTCGTTGGTTGGATGAGAATCTACCAGCTGAAGGACTGGTTTCTGAGTGATATTGTATCTGGGGTCAGCACTGGACTGGTAGCTGTTCTACAAG gtctgGCATACTCCCTgctggcctccctccctccatggtaTGGACTCTTCACTGCCTTCTTCCCAGTGATCATCTACTTCTTCCTTGGCACTTCCAGACATATCTCAGTAG GGGCGTTCCCTGTTCTGAGCCTCATGGTGGGTGCAGTGGTGACGAGGCTTGTGCCTGACGAAGGCCCCCCAGTCAACATCACTGGGTTTGAGGGGCTGACCAGCGACGAGCAGAGAGTAATGGTGGCCGCCTCTGTCACCTTCCTCATGGGGATAATGCAG CTGGCCATGGGTCTGCTGCAGGTAGGCTTCATCGTCATGTACCTGTCAGACACGCTGGTGTCTGGGTTCACCACCGCGGCTGCTGTCCACATCCTGGTGTCCCAGCTGAAGTTTGTGTTGGGCCTGGTGGTGCCGGGACTCAGTGGACCGCTGTCCATCGTCTAT ACCCTGGAGAAGATCTTTGTCCAGATCGAGAAGACCAACGTGTGTGACCTGGTGACGTCCATACTGATCATGGTGGTGGTGTTCATAGTGAAGGAAATCAACGATAGATACAAAGCCAAGCTGCCTGTTCCAATCCCCATAGAGGTTATCATG ACTGTCATCGCTTGTGGCGTTTCCTATGCATTCAACTTCCGGGTGAATTATAAAGTTGATGTTGTCGGCCGTATTCCAGTGGG GTATGAGTCACCTATGGCCCCGAACATGCAGATCTTCGGGCAGACTGCTGTTGAGGCGTTCCCTATGGCCATAGTGGGCTTTGCTGTAGCCTTCTCTGTCGCCAAGGTCTACTCAGTCAAACACGATTACATCATAGACGGAAATCAG GAGCTGATAGCTTTTGGGGCCAGTAACATCATTGGAGCAGCCTTTAAGTCGTTTGCAGCAAGCACAGCTCTCTCCAGGAGTGCGGTACAGGAGAGTACAGGTGGTAAAACRCAG ATCGCTGGMCTACTGTCAGCGCTCATCGTGATGGTCGTCACCTTGGCTATCGGGTTCTTATTGGAGCCACTTCCAAAG TCGGTGCTGGGGGCGGTGGTCATAGTCAACCTGAAGGGGATGTTGATGCAGATCAGAGAAGTCCCTTACCTGTGGAGGAGAGACCGGCCCGACTGT GTGGTGTGGSTGGTGACCTGCCTGGCTTCCATCCTGTTGGGGCTGGATCTGGGGCTGGCTGTAGGTCTAGGGATCGAGCTGCTCACCGTTGTCTTCAGGGCTCAGTT CCCACGTTGCAGTGTCCTGGCCAATATCACAGGAACAGATATCTACAAAGACCGCAAGGATTACATGAGT ATCTATGAGCCAGAGGGTGTTAAGATCTTCAGGATACCGTCACCCATCTTCTTTGCCAATATAGATTTTTTCAGAGGCAAGCTGGTGGAAGCT GTGGGCTTTAACCCTTTGAGGGTGTTGAGAAAGAGAAACAAAGCCCTGAGGAAGATCAGGAAACTTCTAAAGAAAGGAGAGCTGCAGATGACATCT AAAGGCCTACTGCTCACCAGCTCTGGGCCCATTGAGGAGTCTGAGGATGAGAGCAACATGGAGGATCTGGACCAGCCCACTGACTTCAAGGACCTTCCTGTCCAGGTGAACTGGAACTCTGAGCTTCCTGCCAACATCCAAGTCCCCAGAGTAGACGTCCACAGCCTGATCCTGGACTTCTCAGCCGTCTCCTTCCTCGACGTCTCTGCCCTCAAGGGACTCAAAGCG GCACTCAAAGAGCTCATTCGGGTTGAAGTTGAGGTCTACATTGTGGCATGTGACG CGTACATCCTGAAGAAACTCCACAGCTGTATGTTCTTTGACAACGAGGTGAAGTCGTCCATGTTTTTCCTGACTCTCCACGATGCCATGCTGCATATCCTGGAGAAACATCCAGTAAACTCTGAAAACACAAAAGTCTGTGAAAAG GTTATAACAACAGCCACTATCCATGGCAACCAATGCAATGGTGTGTCGAGTTTGCGTAGCAGGGACaaatttgtacat GTCTCAGAGACAGAAACCAAGTTCTAG